The following coding sequences lie in one Miscanthus floridulus cultivar M001 chromosome 9, ASM1932011v1, whole genome shotgun sequence genomic window:
- the LOC136484402 gene encoding uncharacterized protein, which yields MASIGRTRDVQCHRCKGYGHVMRDYPSKRVMVIKDDGEYSSASDFDEDTLALLVADHVGSEEQPKEQIGAEDADHYESLIVQRVLSAQMEKAEQNQRHTLFQTKCVIKERSCRLIIDGGSCNNLASSDMVQKLALTTKPHPHPCHIRWLNNSGKVKVTRLVRIHFAIGSYHDVVDCDVVPMEACHILL from the coding sequence ATGGCATCTATAGGTAGAACAAGAGACGTTCAGTGTCACCGATGCAAGggatatggacatgtgatgcgtGACTATCCAAGCAAGCgtgttatggtcatcaaagatgatggtgagtattcctctgctagtgattttgatgaagatacacttgctttgcttgtTGCTGACCATGTAGGAAGTGAGGAACAACCAAAAGAGCAGATTGGAGCAGAGGATGCAGATCATTATGAGAGCCTCATTGTGCAGCGTGTGCTtagcgcacaaatggagaaggcggagcaaaatcagcggcatacactgttccaaacaaagtgtgtcattaaagagcgttcgtgccgtttgataattgatggaggtagctgcaacaacttggctagcagcgatatggtacagaagcttgcacttacaaccaaaccgcacccacatccatgtcacattcgatggctcaacaatagtggtaaggttaaggtaacgagattggtacgaattcattttgctattggatcatatcatgatgttgttgattgtgatgttgtgcctatggaagcttgtcatattctgcta